Within Macrobrachium rosenbergii isolate ZJJX-2024 chromosome 57, ASM4041242v1, whole genome shotgun sequence, the genomic segment tatatatatatatatatatatatatatatatatatatatatatatatatatatatatatatatatatatatatatatatatatatatatatatatatatatatatatatatatatatatatatatatatatatataatatatatatatatatatatatatatatatatatataaataaatatatatatatatatatatatatatatatatatatatatatatatatatatatatatatatatatatatatatatatatatatatatatatatatatatatatatatatatatatattatatatatagttatatatatacggGATAATAATACCAACTTTGTTTCTGATATTTTAGATTCAGCTTATTCTTATCTTCCCAGAACCATTATATACGAGCTTTTGGAATATATTCTCTCGTTTTGTTGAAGTttcataatattatgtatataatatatacataatattacatatatatatatatatatatatatatatatatatatatatatatatatatatatatatatgtgtgtgtgtgtgtatatatatatacacacacacatatatatatatatatatatatatatatatatatatatatatatatatatatatatatatatatatatatatatatatatatatatattatgaagtttcataatattatgtatatattcatacataatattATGAAACTTCAACAAAACGAGAGAATACATTCCAAAAAGCTCGGCAACAGTACGCCCCCCAAAGCTAATGGTTCTGGGAAGATAAGAATAAGCTGAATCTAAAATATCAGAAACAAAGTTGGTATTATTATCCCAGTAATATCATAACTACCTTCAAacgacaaatacatataatttagttttgaaataggtccatcaatattgcaaatattcaaaggaaaatcagtTAATTACTCAAGGGCAAAAAACTCATCTGAATTCAAGTTTTAGAATTATTCCTACGAAACCAAACATCAGTGTTCTTTCAACCTTACCACAGACCAACAAGCTTGCCAACCTATTTTACTACACGTTAGTAGTCGTTCATGAATGGGAGGGTGTGGCAAAGGAAGAAGTCATACGTCACGATAGCATACAACTGGAACCGCCTCTAGAGGCTGAGTTGCCCATTGTCATATTAATGACTATGCCTTCACTcaggtttttttaataatgtatcgatataaatttcatcaacgagagggagtacataccttattgtatttttcctaaatagggGAAGGTCTAAAACGAACTGTTTTACAATGCCATGTCATTCAGCAATGTAGTttagatgtaattacaataatacgaTAAGACACGGGCGTTGAAATGCTTAGGTAGGCTATTGTATGATATGTTCCTGTAATGCACTGCCGAGCATGGACCGGCAACATGTTTCCGAGTCAGTCGGCTCTCTGGTCTCTCACAATAAACTTGTCACCAAGATGTCGTCTCATTCAAacccaacatggcgcagtgagtaggataaGAACCAAGTCATGCCCCTGATACGTCGACCCCAGGCCACGCCGAGGCGTGCCTCTCCTGCAATGCCAAGGGCCTTGTCACGGGCCGTGACGCAAGCACAGATGATAATTGCAGACCAGCAACGCGCCATCCGTTCCCTTCAGGATGCCCTTCCCGGTTCTGGACCACGTGCCGGCAAAGTCCCTGTTTCTGCTGCCCCTGAGAAATGTGATGTCGTGATGTCCTCAGCAGCGTTCAGGTCCTGGAGACGTTCGATGACGTGTTGGATACACCTCAACAAGTTCCCGCCGCAGGATGTTGTCCTGCACATTAGACTCAACTGTGTACCGGCGCTGCAACATGCACTAGACGCTCGGTACTCAGAGGCCAAATGGAATGCCCTTACTCCAGACACGGCTCTGGATGCCATTGGGAATATAGTGTTAAGGTCGTCGAATCAGGCAGTGCAGTGGTCTGAATTCTTTGCCCTCACACAAGGGCGCGAAGAGTCAgtgagtgaatatttctcaaggtGCACTCAAAAGGCCACCGACTGTGATTTTCAGTGTCCCAAATGCAGGGAATGCTTGGCTGAATATATGCTATTACGGAAAATAATGGTAGGACTCAGTGATCCTGTATTAAAAAGGCATGTGTTTCAGGCATGTGATACGTTTAAAAGTGTCGATGCCCTTCAGGCTTTGTGTTGTACTTTTGAAGCTGCTCGCCAAGACGTTGAAAGTGTCCCACGCGGTGTGAGGGAGTCGGCCGGTGCATTGAGTGATGACGTCACAGGCAGTGATGATGTAGAGCCAAACGTCGTGGTGTTGTGCGGTAACTCGAGTGCAAAGCATTGCGGGAACTGCGGGGGACGTCATTCGCCTGGTCGAGCATCGTGCCCAGCAAAAGGTATGACGTGCCACGGTGCCAAAAGGTAGGTCACTTCCAGAAATGTTGCAGGAGCATGAAGAAAGCGCCGCTCACCTCGAGTTCAGTGATTGTTGCAGACACACACCTCTC encodes:
- the LOC136836968 gene encoding uncharacterized protein translates to MSSAAFRSWRRSMTCWIHLNKFPPQDVVLHIRLNCVPALQHALDARYSEAKWNALTPDTALDAIGNIVLRSSNQAVQWSEFFALTQGREESVSEYFSRCTQKATDCDFQCPKCRECLAEYMLLRKIMVGLSDPVLKRHVFQACDTFKSVDALQALCCTFEAARQDVESVPRGVRESAGALSDDVTGSDDVEPNVVVLCGNSSAKHCGNCGGRHSPGRASCPAKGMTCHGAKR